Proteins encoded in a region of the Raphanus sativus cultivar WK10039 chromosome 8, ASM80110v3, whole genome shotgun sequence genome:
- the LOC108820743 gene encoding tubby-like F-box protein 10 isoform X1 gives MSFRSIVQDLRDGLGSLSRRSFDFRLHHKGKSQGSCEYSSSRDLLPPLIVQTSRWANLPPELLLDVIKRLEESESTWPARKHVVACASVCRSWRAMCQEIVMSPEICGKLTFPVSLKQPGPRDAMVQCFIKRDKSKLTFHLFLCLSPALLVENGKFLLSAKRTRRTTRTEYIISMDADNISRSSNSYLGKLRSNFLGTKFLVYDTQPPQNTSSSSSSSSALITDQKSSRSRFHSKRVSPKLPSGSYNIAQITYELNVLGTRGPRRMHCIMNSIPTSSLEPGGSVPNQPEKLLPPPPRRSLDESFRSNISFSKSSLDHRSIDFSSSRFSDIGGGVSCEEEREEETSFRPLVLKNKQPRWHEQLQCWCLNFRGRVTVASVKNFQLVAVRQPPQTQGTGGGGVAPAPGAHGEQQDKVILQFGKVGKDMFTMDYRYPLSAFQAFAICLSSFDTKLACE, from the exons ATGTCGTTTAGGAGCATTGTTCAAGATTTGAGAGATGGGCTTGGGAGCTTGTCGAGGAGGAGTTTCGACTTCAGGCTTCATCACAAAGGGAAATCTCAGGGCTCTTGTGAGTATTCGTCTTCACGTGACCTGTTGCCACCTTTGATAGTTCAGACAAGCAGATGGGCGAATCTTCCTCCTGAGCTGCTCTTGGATGTGATCAAAAGATTAGAGGAGAGTGAGAGTACTTGGCCTGCAAGGAAACATGTCGTGGCTTGTGCTTCTGTTTGTCGGTCCTGGAGAGCAATGTGCCAAGAGATCGTCATGTCTCCTGAAATCTGTGGGAAGCTCACTTTTCCAGTTTCCCTCAAACAG CCAGGGCCTCGCGACGCGATGGTCCAGTGTTTCATCAAGAGGGATAAATCAAAGCTAACTTTTCATCTCTTTCTTTGTTTAAGTCCTG CTCTACTTGTGGAGAATGGGAAGTTTCTTCTTTCAGCCAAAAGAACTCGTAGAACTACTCGGACCGAGTACATCATCTCCATGGATGCTGATAACATCTCAAGATCTAGCAACTCTTACCTCGGGAAGCTCAG atcaAACTTTCTTGGAACAAAGTTCTTGGTGTACGACACACAACCACCACAAAacacatcatcatcttcttcttcttcaagcgCACTCATCACCGACCAAAAAAGCAGCCGAAGTAGATTCCACTCTAAAAGAGTTTCTCCAAAACTCCCATCGGGAAGCTACAACATCGCTCAAATCACCTACGAGCTCAACGTGTTAGGCACGCGCGGGCCACGGAGAATGCACTGCATCATGAACTCCATCCCAACCTCATCTCTCGAACCGGGCGGCTCTGTCCCAAACCAGCCCGAGAAGCTCCTCCCGCCGCCGCCACGGCGCTCTCTCGACGAGTCGTTCCGCAGCAACATCTCCTTCTCCAAGTCATCGCTAGACCACCGCTCCATAGACTTCAGCAGCTCTAGATTCTCTGATATCGGAGGAGGAGTGTCGTGCGAGGAAGAGCGAGAAGAAGAGACGAGTTTCAGACCGTTGGTTCTGAAGAACAAGCAGCCGAGGTGGCACGAGCAGCTGCAGTGCTGGTGTTTGAATTTCCGTGGACGCGTGACGGTCGCGTCCGTTAAGAACTTCCAGCTTGTGGCTGTGAGACAGCCGCCTCAGACGCAGGGGACAGGTGGCGGCGGCGTTGCACCAGCGCCGGGGGCTCACGGAGAGCAACAAGACAAGGTGATTCTGCAGTTTGGTAAAGTGGGGAAAGATATGTTCACGATGGATTATAGGTATCCGTTGTCTGCGTTTCAGGCGTTTGCGATTTGCTTGAGCAGCTTTGACACCAAGCTCGCTTGTGAATAA
- the LOC108820743 gene encoding tubby-like F-box protein 10 isoform X2 — protein MVQCFIKRDKSKLTFHLFLCLSPALLVENGKFLLSAKRTRRTTRTEYIISMDADNISRSSNSYLGKLRSNFLGTKFLVYDTQPPQNTSSSSSSSSALITDQKSSRSRFHSKRVSPKLPSGSYNIAQITYELNVLGTRGPRRMHCIMNSIPTSSLEPGGSVPNQPEKLLPPPPRRSLDESFRSNISFSKSSLDHRSIDFSSSRFSDIGGGVSCEEEREEETSFRPLVLKNKQPRWHEQLQCWCLNFRGRVTVASVKNFQLVAVRQPPQTQGTGGGGVAPAPGAHGEQQDKVILQFGKVGKDMFTMDYRYPLSAFQAFAICLSSFDTKLACE, from the exons ATGGTCCAGTGTTTCATCAAGAGGGATAAATCAAAGCTAACTTTTCATCTCTTTCTTTGTTTAAGTCCTG CTCTACTTGTGGAGAATGGGAAGTTTCTTCTTTCAGCCAAAAGAACTCGTAGAACTACTCGGACCGAGTACATCATCTCCATGGATGCTGATAACATCTCAAGATCTAGCAACTCTTACCTCGGGAAGCTCAG atcaAACTTTCTTGGAACAAAGTTCTTGGTGTACGACACACAACCACCACAAAacacatcatcatcttcttcttcttcaagcgCACTCATCACCGACCAAAAAAGCAGCCGAAGTAGATTCCACTCTAAAAGAGTTTCTCCAAAACTCCCATCGGGAAGCTACAACATCGCTCAAATCACCTACGAGCTCAACGTGTTAGGCACGCGCGGGCCACGGAGAATGCACTGCATCATGAACTCCATCCCAACCTCATCTCTCGAACCGGGCGGCTCTGTCCCAAACCAGCCCGAGAAGCTCCTCCCGCCGCCGCCACGGCGCTCTCTCGACGAGTCGTTCCGCAGCAACATCTCCTTCTCCAAGTCATCGCTAGACCACCGCTCCATAGACTTCAGCAGCTCTAGATTCTCTGATATCGGAGGAGGAGTGTCGTGCGAGGAAGAGCGAGAAGAAGAGACGAGTTTCAGACCGTTGGTTCTGAAGAACAAGCAGCCGAGGTGGCACGAGCAGCTGCAGTGCTGGTGTTTGAATTTCCGTGGACGCGTGACGGTCGCGTCCGTTAAGAACTTCCAGCTTGTGGCTGTGAGACAGCCGCCTCAGACGCAGGGGACAGGTGGCGGCGGCGTTGCACCAGCGCCGGGGGCTCACGGAGAGCAACAAGACAAGGTGATTCTGCAGTTTGGTAAAGTGGGGAAAGATATGTTCACGATGGATTATAGGTATCCGTTGTCTGCGTTTCAGGCGTTTGCGATTTGCTTGAGCAGCTTTGACACCAAGCTCGCTTGTGAATAA
- the LOC108819581 gene encoding uncharacterized protein LOC108819581 produces the protein MMKKQMTIAAALLILMALSSNLDMVAEAQLGPGDCYDGCSTACVQRDSRKTARCDRKCSIRCGPDAKKARETGA, from the exons atgatgaagaagcaaaTGACAATAGCGGCGGCTCTTCTGATTCTGATGGCTTTATCTTCCAATTTGGATATGGTTGCTGAGGCTCAGTTAGGCCCTGGAGACTGCTACGACGGTTGCTCCACCGCTTGCGTCCAGCGCGACT CGAGAAAGACGGCCCGATGCGATCGCAAGTGCTCCATTCGGTGTGGCCCAG ATGCTAAAAAGGCAAGAGAGACTGGTGCTTga
- the LOC108818950 gene encoding uncharacterized protein LOC108818950 has product MVKARRARRRVSTRRIRARPYKFASSKRVVVGRSRSVFANTCPKAMMEKNDWADAVCSVCMECPHNAVLLLCSSHDKGCRPYMCGTSFRYSNCLDQYKKASAKLMPSQHHQQVVGSECEVAENLKCPLCRGQVKGWTIVKPARDDLNLKKRSCMQEDCSFAGCFKELRKHMKKDHPCAQPREVDPDVEQEWRRFEVEQDRNDVISTIRSTMPGATVFGDYVIERGAYGSDSDEEEREREEVGRIGAGIGRNLVNVFLLLQAFGGSGNASDTSHGLASDADDLRINQSDVESSGDEEEDGDRSFANRMRSQRRVLLGRSVSRRRRDREANQNSDHPR; this is encoded by the coding sequence ATGGTGAAAGCTAGAAGAGCCAGGCGCAGGGTTTCTACTCGGCGGATCAGAGCAAGACCGTACAAGTTCGCATCTTCCAAGCGAGTTGTTGTGGGGAGGAGTAGGAGCGTGTTTGCAAACACTTGTCCCAAGGCGATGATGGAGAAGAACGATTGGGCGGATGCGGTGTGTTCCGTTTGTATGGAGTGTCCTCACAACGCTGTGCTTCTCCTCTGTTCCTCTCACGACAAGGGTTGCCGTCCTTACATGTGTGGGACCAGCTTCCGTTACTCAAACTGCTTGGATCAGTACAAGAAGGCGTCTGCTAAGCTAATGCCGTCGCAGCATCATCAGCAAGTGGTTGGTAGTGAGTGCGAGGTTGCGGAGAATCTCAAGTGTCCGCTTTGTAGGGGACAGGTCAAAGGTTGGACTATCGTGAAGCCTGCGAGAGACGATCTGAATCTGAAGAAGAGGAGCTGTATGCAGGAGGATTGCTCTTTCGCTGGATGTTTCAAGGAGCTGAGGAAACACATGAAGAAAGACCACCCTTGCGCGCAGCCGCGTGAGGTGGATCCCGATGTGGAGCAGGAGTGGAGAAGGTTCGAGGTTGAGCAGGACCGTAACGATGTGATCAGCACGATCAGGTCGACGATGCCTGGTGCAACGGTGTTTGGGGATTACGTGATAGAGAGAGGTGCGTACGGTTCAGATTCCGACGAggaggagagggagagggaggaAGTGGGGAGGATCGGTGCTGGGATTGGTAGGAACCTAGTGAATGTTTTCCTTCTGTTGCAGGCTTTTGGGGGATCAGGAAACGCGTCTGACACATCCCATGGTCTAGCATCCGATGCAGATGACTTGAGGATCAATCAGAGCGATGTTGAGTCCTCTGGAGATGAGGAGGAGGATGGGGATAGGTCATTCGCAAACCGGATGAGGAGCCAGAGAAGGGTTCTCCTGGGAAGATCAGTTAGTAGGAGACGTAGAGATAGAGAAGCTAACCAGAACTCAGACCATCCTAGATGA
- the LOC108821261 gene encoding F-box/kelch-repeat protein At4g38940-like, translated as MSPSIRAEKNQSPPSFLITSLPEDVVVDILARVPRRDYPRVSLVSKYFQSLVSSPEIYTRRSSLGCTEHCLYVILYNWANIVDRLYTLKNKGLVLIPGLLDMPPHDGSFVAVGSRIYVFCGMMTSSAFFIDCTSHNVQHLPRMPVPMFGIVADVIGGRIYVFGFLDTDQKSKAMVVFDTETQMWEDGMTNVMQIRNSCLVVIAGKMYAREFQKSFVYDPKESKWEMVEVLSLKFWNHKACVVDDVLYFYDWSGKELRAYDPEHKCWGMVKGLDDLLAKLRRGCWWARPVSYAGKLVLFFRRQGTTGEICYAKISLERRKGGQIWGKVDQLCDHGLIAGNFYLRKSLDVVL; from the coding sequence ATGTCTCCCAGTATTAGGGCAGAGAAGAATCAATCGCCACCGTCGTTTCTGATTACGTCACTTCCGGAGGACGTCGTGGTTGACATATTGGCGCGTGTACCGAGACGTGACTATCCAAGAGTCTCCCTTGTTTCAAAGTACTTCCAGTCACTCGTTTCTTCGCCTGAGATATACACAAGACGATCTTCGCTGGGCTGCACTGAACATTGTCTCTATGTTATCCTCTATAACTGGGCCAACATTGTCGACCGTTTGTATACCCTCAAAAACAAGGGCTTGGTCCTAATCCCTGGGCTTCTTGATATGCCTCCTCATGATGGAAGCTTTGTAGCTGTGGGTTCGAGGATATATGTGTTTTGTGGGATGATGACATCGAGTGCTTTCTTCATCGACTGTACATCTCACAATGTGCAACACCTCCCGAGGATGCCTGTCCCCATGTTTGGTATAGTCGCTGACGTCATTGGAGGGAGAATCTACGTCTTTGGATTTCTCGATACCGATCAAAAGTCAAAGGCGATGGTGGTGTTCGATACAGAAACACAAATGTGGGAGGATGGGATGACAAATGTGATGCAGATACGTAATAGTTGCCTGGTGGTGATAGCCGGTAAGATGTACGCGAGGGAATTTCAGAAGAGCTTTGTTTACGATCCAAAGGAAAGCAAATGGGAAATGGTCGAGGTGCTGAGTTTGAAGTTCTGGAATCATAAGGCTTGTGTTGTTGATGATGTTTTGTACTTTTACGATTGGTCTGGCAAGGAATTGAGAGCGTATGATCCAGAGCACAAGTGTTGGGGAATGGTGAAAGGTTTGGATGATTTGCTGGCTAAGCTGAGACGTGGTTGTTGGTGGGCAAGGCCTGTGAGTTATGCTGGCAAACTGGTTTTGTTTTTTCGTAGACAAGGAACCACTGGGGAGATTTGTTATGCGAAGATTTCGCTGGAAAGACGCAAAGGAGGTCAGATTTGGGGTAAAGTTGATCAGTTGTGTGATCATGGTCTGATTGCTGGTAATTTTTACTTAAGGAAATCTCTAGATGTTGTGCTTTGA
- the LOC108819415 gene encoding uncharacterized protein LOC108819415: MPKSKRDRPVTLSKTKKKGRAHKEVIVNGIREAVEKYSSVYVFSFENMRNIKFKEFRQQFRQNGKFFLGSNKVMQVALGRSASDEMSPGIFKASKMLHGDAGLLVTDMPKEEVESLFNAYEDSDFSRTGSTAVETVELKEGPLEQFTHEMEPFLRKQGMPVRLNKGTVELLSDFVVCEEGKPLSPESSRILRLLGIKLATFKLNLVCRWSPSDFELYREGLDLSDVETS; this comes from the exons ATGCCTAAATCAAAGAGAGACAGACCAG TTACTTTGTcaaagacaaagaagaaagGAAGAGCGCACAAGGAGGTTATTGTAAATGGAATCAGAGAGGCTGTCGAGAAGTATTCATCCGTCTATGTTTTCTCTTTTGAGAACATGAGAaacatcaagttcaaggagttCAGACAGCAGTTTAGGCAGAACGGAAA GTTCTTCCTCGGTTCGAACAAGGTGATGCAGGTTGCTCTAGGTCGTTCTGCTTCTGATGAAATGAGTCCTGGTATCTTCAAAGCCTCCAAG ATGCTTCATGGTGATGCTGGACTTCTTGTTACGGATATGCCAAAGGAAGAGGTCGAAAG CTTATTTAACGCTTATGAAGATTCAGACTTTTCAAGAACCGGAAGCACTGCTGTAGAAACG GTTGAGCTGAAGGAAGGACCTCTAGAACAGTTCACACATGAGATGGAACCCTTTCTTAGGAAGCAGGGTATGCCTGTTCGTCTTAACAAAG GTACGGTGGAGTTACTCTCCGACTTTGTAGTTTGTGAAGAAGGGAAACCTCTTTCGCCAGAATCTTCTCGCATTTTG CGTCTGTTGGGAATCAAGTTGGCTACTTTCAAACTCAACTTAGTCTGCAGATGGAGCCCTAGTGACTTTGAGCTTTACAGAGAAGGCTTGGATCTCTCTGACGTTGAAACCTCTTGA